One Glycine max cultivar Williams 82 chromosome 6, Glycine_max_v4.0, whole genome shotgun sequence DNA segment encodes these proteins:
- the LOC100783718 gene encoding uncharacterized protein, whose amino-acid sequence YVQSLREDLCSKKRSGSYSGETIKRQRGFDLERPAERDIFYGGYDEHEAGLTSYTTLERCKICSNNDDGYDEDMEVDLTLSIGGGSQVNNNKNSSSKKPYLLPLGCSDSPNRKTKDLNSSVSFQSYRVGDFSDPTTPMSSSSVTFDQERKGPHWLSQGLKLK is encoded by the coding sequence TATGTCCAAAGTTTGAGAGAGGACTTATGCTCAAAGAAAAGGAGTGGAAGCTATTCTGGAGAGACCATAAAAAGGCAAAGGGGTTTTGACCTAGAAAGGCCTGCTGAGAGAGACATTTTTTATGGCGGCTATGATGAACATGAGGCAGGACTTACCTCCTACACTACACTAGAGAGATGCAAAATATGCAGCAACAATGATGATGGTTATGATGAAGACATGGAAGTGGATTTGACTCTAAGCATAGGAGGAGGAAGCCAAGTTAATAATAACAAGAATAGTAGTAGTAAGAAACCTTATCTGCTTCCATTAGGGTGCTCAGACTCACCCAATAGGAAAACTAAGGACCTAAATTCTTCTGTCTCTTTCCAATCCTACAGGGTGGGAGATTTCAGTGACCCCACCACCCCTATGAGCAGCTCAAGTGTGACATTTGATCAAGAGAGAAAGGGGCCACATTGGCTTTCTCAAGGTTTAAAGCTTAAATAG